The following proteins come from a genomic window of Pseudomonas sp. MAG733B:
- a CDS encoding sigma-54-dependent transcriptional regulator, with protein MRIHVSFIDRVGITQEVLALLGGRNLNLDAVEMVPPNVYIDAPTLSPEVLEELRDALFSVRGVQAVTVVDILPGQRRHLQLDALLAAMTDPVLALDSDGKVLLANPALIALYGREPAGESIAELFADPALLDALLEHGFRLPLREITVNGQTLLLDATPITDAGALLTLYQPNRIGERLSALHHDHAEGFDALLGESPVIRTLKVRAQRVAALDAPLLIQGETGTGKELVARACHAISARHSSPFLALNCAALPENLAESELFGYAPGAFTGAQRGGKPGLMELANQGTVFLDEIGEMSPYLQAKLLRFLNDGSFRRVGGDREVKVNVRILSATHRDLEKMVSEGQFREDLFYRLNVLNVEVPPLRERGQDILLLARYFMQQACAQIQRPVCRLAPGTYPALLGNRWPGNVRQLQNVIFRAAAICESSLVDIGDLDIAGTSVARQSDHDVDSLEQAMDEFEKTLLEKLYVSYPSTRQLASRLQTSHTAIAHRLRKYGIPGKA; from the coding sequence ATGCGTATCCACGTCAGCTTCATCGACCGCGTCGGCATCACCCAGGAAGTCCTGGCCCTGCTCGGTGGGCGCAATCTCAATCTGGATGCGGTGGAAATGGTCCCGCCCAACGTCTACATCGACGCCCCGACCCTGAGCCCGGAAGTCCTCGAGGAGCTGCGTGATGCGCTGTTCAGCGTGCGCGGCGTGCAAGCGGTGACGGTCGTCGACATTCTTCCCGGCCAGCGCCGGCACTTGCAGCTCGACGCGTTGCTCGCGGCGATGACCGACCCGGTGCTGGCGCTGGACAGCGATGGCAAGGTGCTGCTGGCCAACCCGGCATTGATCGCCCTGTACGGTCGCGAACCGGCCGGCGAAAGCATCGCCGAGCTGTTTGCCGACCCGGCGTTGCTCGATGCCTTGCTCGAACACGGCTTTCGCTTGCCGCTGCGGGAAATCACGGTCAACGGCCAGACCTTGTTGCTGGACGCCACGCCGATCACCGACGCCGGCGCCCTGCTCACGCTCTATCAACCAAACCGTATCGGTGAACGCCTGTCGGCACTGCATCACGATCACGCCGAAGGTTTCGATGCGCTGCTCGGCGAGTCGCCGGTGATCCGCACGCTCAAGGTTCGCGCGCAACGGGTGGCGGCCCTCGATGCGCCGTTGTTGATCCAGGGCGAAACCGGCACCGGCAAGGAACTGGTGGCCCGGGCCTGCCACGCCATCAGCGCGCGACACAGTTCACCGTTTCTGGCACTGAACTGTGCGGCATTGCCGGAGAACCTCGCCGAAAGCGAACTGTTCGGCTACGCCCCTGGCGCCTTCACCGGCGCACAACGCGGTGGCAAACCGGGGCTGATGGAATTGGCCAACCAGGGCACGGTGTTTCTCGACGAAATCGGCGAGATGTCGCCGTACTTGCAGGCCAAGTTGCTGCGCTTTCTCAACGACGGCAGCTTCCGTCGCGTGGGTGGTGATCGCGAGGTGAAGGTCAACGTGCGGATTCTCAGTGCGACTCACCGCGACCTGGAAAAAATGGTCAGTGAAGGTCAGTTCCGTGAAGACCTGTTCTATCGCCTCAACGTGCTCAATGTCGAAGTGCCGCCGCTGCGCGAACGCGGCCAGGACATCCTGCTGCTAGCCCGCTACTTCATGCAGCAAGCTTGCGCACAAATCCAGCGCCCGGTCTGTCGCCTGGCACCGGGCACTTACCCGGCACTGCTGGGCAACCGCTGGCCGGGCAATGTGCGGCAACTGCAAAACGTGATCTTCCGCGCCGCCGCTATCTGCGAAAGCAGCCTGGTGGACATCGGCGACCTCGACATCGCCGGCACCTCGGTCGCACGCCAGAGCGATCACGACGTCGACAGCCTGGAACAGGCCATGGACGAGTTCGAGAAAACCCTGCTGGAAAAACTCTACGTCAGCTACCCCTCGACCCGCCAACTGGCCAGCCGCCTGCAAACCTCGCATACGGCGATTGCCCATCGGTTGCGCAAGTACGGCATCCCCGGCAAGGCCTGA
- the gcvH gene encoding glycine cleavage system protein GcvH codes for MSELRFTEDHEWLRTEADGSVTVGITAFAQNALGDVVFVQLPELQSYDKGAEAATVESVKAASGVYMPLDGEVLEVNPALDSSPELVNEDPLGEGWFFRFQPADAAAVGQLLDQDAYDRLIKAQAEA; via the coding sequence ATGAGCGAGTTGCGTTTTACTGAAGATCACGAATGGCTGCGCACCGAAGCTGACGGCAGCGTTACAGTCGGCATCACCGCTTTCGCACAGAACGCCTTGGGCGACGTGGTTTTCGTACAACTGCCTGAGCTGCAGTCCTACGACAAAGGCGCCGAAGCCGCCACCGTGGAATCGGTAAAAGCCGCCAGCGGCGTGTACATGCCGCTCGACGGCGAAGTGCTGGAAGTGAACCCGGCGCTGGACAGCAGCCCTGAACTGGTCAACGAAGATCCGCTGGGCGAAGGCTGGTTCTTCCGCTTCCAGCCTGCCGACGCTGCGGCTGTCGGCCAACTGCTGGATCAGGACGCCTACGACCGCCTGATCAAAGCCCAAGCCGAAGCCTGA